Proteins encoded in a region of the Perca fluviatilis chromosome 6, GENO_Pfluv_1.0, whole genome shotgun sequence genome:
- the LOC120561054 gene encoding cell division cycle protein 20 homolog B-like, with the protein KLEMQLTGGESNDWDNMRGLLRGFLGKRRHCPSKGQNDTHHVSYKEFRRRIIQRSSSEGPAESTPLDTGRQCEPSFEFDTVCQRLELDSPPRHHEQAQRVLHGNLQEKALVGGMSHCGAVTPGTFTARGQLATESPQNRFVQGTCTCATGWVWRAAVQEHENAQQAGSDEKRHILQPFAILDKPSFSQQGKSVIKLAAPSLLNDYYANLLDCSCNGMIALALGSCVYLWNSETHGLAGYLDLRPRPGQAYHQMQSISCLSWSRDGRALCLGTRRGEIQLWDVEHKQNMRCLPSHLSVVRALAWKQQLLSSGSVLGHIHHLDPRAPTPLVGAAVQKEGICSLQWSPGDDWLASGSTEGHLRIWDSDITRSRQPISTMKQPSAVKAMGWCPWQRKMIATGGGWKDGELRIWDTDSGTCVTSANTNSQICSLQWAEKKKYLVTGHGLPHHQVNCWSWEFPSLTPIYQLAGHSHRVLHLAINPDSTHIFSAGADQQFHIWDICAFICTSKLET; encoded by the exons AAACTGGAGATGCAACTTACAGGTGGAGAATCAAATGACTGG GACAATATGAGGGGACTGCTGAGAGGTTTCCTAGGAAAGAGAAGACATTGCCCCTCCAAG GGACAAAACGACACCCATCATGTCTCGTACAAGGAGTTTAGGAGGCGGATCATTCAGAGGAGCAGCAGTGAGGGTCCTGCAGAGAGTACACCGCTGGACACTGGGCGGCAGTGTGAGCCCAGCTTTGAGTTTGATACAGTCTGTCAGAGACTGGAGCTGGATTCTCCACCGAGACACCACGAACAAGCACAGAGAGTCCTACATGGAAACCTTCAAG AGAAAGCATTGGTGGGAGGCATGTCCCACTGTGGGGCTGTCACACCAGGCACCTTCACTGCCAGGGGACAGCTTGCCACAGAAAGCCCCCAGAACAGGTTTGTTCAAGGAACTTGTACCTGTGCCACT GGATGGGTGTGGAGAGCTGCAGTTCAAGAACATGAAAATGCTCAACAGGCTG GTTCTGATGAAAAAAGACATATTTTGCAGCCGTTTGCTATTCTGGACAAACCTTCCTTCAGTCAGCAGGGAAAATCTGTGATAAAGTTGGCAGCACCGTCACTGCTGAACGACTACT ATGCTAATCTTCTCGACTGCAGTTGTAATGGTATGATTGCATTAGCCCTTGGCTCTTGTGTTTACCTTTGGAATTCAGAAACTCATGGTCTGGCGGGATATTTGGACCTGAGACCACGACCAGGGCAAGCGTACCATCAGATGCAGTCCATCTCGTGTCTGAGCTGGAGCAGAGATGGCAGAGCTCTGTGCCTTGGGACCAGGCGAGGGGAGATACAG TTGTGGGATGTTGAACACAAGCAGAATATGAGGTGTCTGCCATCACACCTGTCTGTGGTCAGAGCTCTTGCCTGGAAACAGCAGTTACTCAGCAG CGGCTCTGTTCTCGGACATATCCATCACCTTGACCCTCGGGCTCCTACACCTCTGGTGGGCGCAGCCGTCCAGAAGGAGGGGATCTGCAGCCTCCAGTGGTCACCGGGAGACGACTGGCTGGCCAGCGGCTCCACAGAAGGCCACCTCCGTATATGGGATAGTGACATCACAAGGTCACGTCAGCCAATCAGTACGATGAAACAGCCCAGCGCTGTTAAG gcaATGGGATGGTGTCCATGGCAGAGAAAGATGATCGCCACAGGAGGTGGATGGAAAGATGGAGAGTTGAGAATCTGGGACACAGATTCGGGGACTTGTGTGACTTCCGCCAACACAAATTCTCAG ATCTGTTCTCTACAATGGGCTGAAAAGAAGAAATATCTGGTCACAGGTCACGGTCTTCCTCATCACCAAGTTAACTGCTGGTCCTGGGAATTTCCCTCTCTCACCCCCATCTACCAGCTTGCAG gtCACTCTCATCGAGTCCTGCACTTGGCCATAAACCCTGAcagcacacacattttctctgcTGGAGCGGACCAGCAGTTTCACATCTGGGACAT CTGTGCATTTATATGTACTTCTAAATTGGAAACGTGA
- the gpx8 gene encoding probable glutathione peroxidase 8, with protein MQEPPPILTTVCSSPSKMEALGGYPTKSSNPKAKKLTVLLSMTVGVGCLFLLQTQLAKPRKPTDFYSFEVKDAKGRTVSLEKYRGKASLVVNVASHCEHTEANYMSLQELHRELGTSHFNVLAFPCGQYGDTETGTSRDIEAFAKSIYGVTFPFFSRIKIMGSEADPAFKFLTDSVQKIPKWNFWKFLVNPEGKVVRFWRKDEPMESVRQEVTALVREIILKKRVEL; from the exons ATGCAGGAGCCCCCCCCAATTCTGACCACGGTTTGTTCTTCCCCCTCCAAGATGGAGGCCTTAGGGGGCTACCCTACCAAGTCCTCCAACCCGAAAGCGAAAAAGTTAACGGTCCTTTTGAGCATGACAGTCGGGGTCGGGTGTTTGTTCCTCCTGCAGACTCAGCTGGCGAAGCCGAGAAAACCGACGGATTTTTATTCGTTCGAGGTCAAAGACGCCAAGGGGAGGACAGTTTCTCTGGAGAAGTACCGAGGAAAA GCGTCTTTGGTTGTAAACGTGGCGAGTCACTGCGAGCACACGGAGGCGAACTACATGTCTCTGCAGGAACTTCACCGGGAGCTGGGCACCTCTCACTTCAACGTCCTGGCCTTCCCCTGCGGTCAGTACGGGGACACTGAGACCGGGACAAGCCGGGACATTGAGGCTTTCGCCAAGTCCATCTACGGTGTCACCTTTCCCTTCTTCAGCAGGATCAAAATAATGGGCTCAGAGGCTGACCCTGCCTTCAAATTCCTCACAG ATTCTGTGCAGAAAATTCCCAAGTGGAACTTCTGGAAGTTTCTGGTGAATCCAGAGGGGAAAGTGGTCCGGTTTTGGCGAAAGGACGAGCCCATGGAGAGCGTTCGACAAGAGGTCACGGCGTTGGTGCGAGAAATAATCCTGAAGAAACGGGTGGAGCTATGA